A single window of Synechococcus sp. C9 DNA harbors:
- a CDS encoding glycosyltransferase family 4 protein, producing the protein MHIAWLGKKSPFCGNVTYSREVTNALRDRGYQVSFLHFAAQPEKDADVPSDQEFSLPCLYKSQIYTLPSPGASQTLLRTLRKLRPDVVHASLTLSPLDFSLPEICGELGLPLVATFHPPFAARGLNFASSTQFLTYQLYAPCLSNYDRVIVFSRLQQDLLVRLGVPGERLCIIPNGVDTERYTPGWSTLKQEFNADCLFIYQGRIALEKNVEALLQAWKRAEMGSRAKLLMVGNGPLAANLMTHYGPEQGVLWLGFVAQEQERIRLLQGADVFVLPSLVEGLSLSLLEAMACGLACVATDAGADGEVLEQGAGIVLAAQGVATQLRTLLPMLAEQPEFRRILGTKARQRVLERYTLSRNLALLEALYAEIVRPVYSR; encoded by the coding sequence ATGCACATTGCCTGGTTAGGGAAAAAATCCCCTTTTTGTGGGAATGTCACTTACAGTCGGGAGGTCACCAATGCCCTGCGGGATCGGGGGTATCAGGTGAGTTTCTTGCATTTTGCCGCCCAGCCAGAAAAAGATGCGGATGTCCCATCGGATCAGGAATTTTCCCTACCCTGTCTGTACAAATCCCAAATCTACACCCTGCCCAGCCCCGGTGCTAGCCAGACCCTCCTGCGGACTCTGCGGAAACTGCGCCCGGATGTGGTACACGCTTCCCTAACCCTGTCGCCTTTGGATTTCAGTCTGCCGGAAATCTGCGGGGAGTTGGGTCTGCCGTTGGTGGCGACGTTCCACCCGCCCTTTGCCGCCCGGGGGTTGAATTTTGCCTCCAGCACCCAATTTTTGACCTATCAACTCTACGCCCCCTGCCTGAGCAACTACGACCGGGTGATTGTGTTTTCCCGTTTGCAACAGGATTTGCTGGTGCGGTTGGGGGTGCCGGGGGAGCGGCTGTGTATCATTCCCAATGGGGTGGATACGGAGCGGTACACGCCCGGCTGGAGTACGCTCAAGCAGGAATTTAATGCGGATTGCCTGTTTATTTACCAGGGGCGGATCGCTTTGGAGAAAAATGTGGAAGCCCTCCTGCAAGCCTGGAAACGGGCGGAAATGGGCAGTCGTGCCAAACTGCTGATGGTGGGGAATGGGCCTTTGGCGGCGAATTTGATGACCCACTATGGCCCGGAGCAGGGGGTGCTGTGGCTGGGGTTTGTGGCGCAGGAACAGGAGCGGATTCGCCTGTTGCAGGGGGCGGATGTGTTTGTCCTGCCCTCGCTGGTGGAAGGTTTGTCCCTGTCGCTGTTGGAGGCGATGGCCTGCGGGTTGGCCTGTGTGGCAACGGATGCTGGGGCGGATGGGGAAGTGCTGGAACAGGGGGCGGGGATTGTCCTGGCGGCGCAGGGGGTGGCGACCCAGTTACGCACGCTACTGCCGATGCTGGCGGAACAACCGGAATTTCGTCGGATTTTGGGTACCAAAGCCCGCCAACGGGTGCTGGAACGTTATACCCTGAGCCGCAATTTAGCCCTCCTGGAAGCCCTCTATGCGGAAATTGTCCGCCCGGTCTATTCCCGCTGA